One Dioscorea cayenensis subsp. rotundata cultivar TDr96_F1 chromosome 17, TDr96_F1_v2_PseudoChromosome.rev07_lg8_w22 25.fasta, whole genome shotgun sequence DNA window includes the following coding sequences:
- the LOC120280780 gene encoding DDT domain-containing protein DDR4 yields the protein MEDVVVLDGPVPDPAVSELEIARMRLRQRWELASVLHFLHVFEELIQSGLKMSGEEIEAGLIQPNEDLASLHIAILKGIPPVTKNLKESDAWVTAVCKKLASWWPWVAEGENPFGPDHREAIERYKEFDATSRLVILKALCEVRAEQDDLLRYISDALKEGSGLTVFRKERIGSNDNGTTYWYDGDAVIGHRLYREIIQVEPKKRLKGKGSSAKPVVDSKWETLATNLEEFHKISEKLSSGKIMSEVTVAKIINTDIIPVLEKFQKNKERALKRRQRESLLLDNIMNYSALGI from the exons ATGGAGGACGTCGTCGTCCTCGACGGCCCGGTGCCGGATCCGGCGGTATCGGAGCTAGAGATCGCGCGGATGCGGCTGCGGCAGCGGTGGGAGCTCGCATCCGTTCTGCATTTCCTCCAT GTTTTCGAGGAGCTGATTCAGAGTGGATTGAAGATGTCTGGGGAGGAGATCGAGGCTGGTCTTATCCAGCCGAATGAGGATTTGGCTTCCCTTCACATTGCTATTTTGAAG GGCATACCTCCtgtaacaaaaaatttaaaggaaAGCGATGCTTGGGTGACTGCAGTTTGTAAGAAGCTTGCTTCTTGGTGGCCATGG GTTGCGGAAGGGGAGAATCCGTTTGGACCTGATCATCG GGAGGCTATAGAGAGATACAAAGAGTTTGATGCAACAAGTCGTTTAGTAATCTTAAAAGCACTCTGTGAAGTTCGTGCTGAA CAAGATGATTTATTGAGGTATATCAGTGATGCTTTGAAAGAGGGATCCGGCCTTACGGTTTTTCGTAAAGAGAGAATAGGCAGCAATGACAATGGAACTACTTACTG GTATGATGGTGATGCAGTCATTGGGCATAGGTTATATAGGGAAATAATTCAAGTTGAGCCCAAAAAGAGATTGAAGGGGAAAGGAAGTTCTGCAAAACCAGTTGTAGATTCCAAGTGGGAAACATTAGCAACCAATCTGGaagaatttcataaaatatCT GAAAAATTATCATCCGGTAAAATTATGTCAGAAGTCACTGTGGCGAAGATCATCAACACTGACATCATTCCTGTTCTTGAGAAATTTCAAAAG AACAAGGAAAGGGCACTGAAACGGCGACAGAGAGAATCCTTGCTCTTAGATAATATTATGAATTACTCTGCACTAGGGATTTAG
- the LOC120280206 gene encoding heat shock 70 kDa protein 14-like yields the protein MCVVGFDLGNENCAVVVARQQCGIDVVLNDESKCETPAVVCFDEKQRFIGTLGAVQSMMNPKNSVSQIKRLIGRKFSDPELQRDLQSLPYLVTEGPDGFPLIHVKYLGEQRTFTPTQVLGMVLSHLKGIAKKNYKELVAFCCIGIPMYFNELQRRAVLDAVSVAGGGLITMQLIHETTATALAYGIYKTDLSENDQLNVAFVDVGHASMQVCIAGFKKGQLTILSQAYDRSLGGRDFDDALFKHFAHEFRYRYKIDVYQSVRASLRLRVACEKLKKTLSAYTEGILNIEWLMDGKDVKVFIKREEFEQISMPILERVKAPLEKALLDAGLTVQNIHSVEVVGSGSRVPAIIRILAEFFSKEPRHTMNASECVARGCALQCGILTLKFKVREFLVYEDLPFSIAMSWKGAAPDAQNGAPDQQQTIIVFPKGNKISDAKDLTFFRSSTFSVDFLYTDVADQQIPAKISTYTIGPFQPTKGEPAKLRVTVVLTDGVVSVDSATMLEEEEVEIPVSATKKPLKEYTKMDVDESSIGETDVSMQDFKPQADSSGVGSENGATDSADKPVQMDTDAKVEVHKRKAKEINVSVSEIVHGGMTYLELLKAEHEESKMASLDRALEKSKY from the exons ATGTGTGTTGTGGGGTTCGATCTTGGGAATGAGAACTGCGCTGTTGTCGTGGCACGACAGCAGTGCGGCATTGATGTTGTTCTTAATGATGAATCTAAGTGCGAGACCCCTGCCGTTGTGTGCTTTGATGAGAAGCAGAGGTTCATCGGTACATTGGGGGCTGTACAATCGATGATGAATCCTAAGAACTCTGTGTCTCAGATCAAGAGGCTTATTGGGCGGAAGTTTTCTGATCCTGAGCTCCAGCGTGATCTTCAGTCATTGCCTTATTTGGTGACTGAAGGGCCAGATGGGTTCCCATTGATCCATGTGAAGTATCTTGGTGAGCAGAGGACTTTCACTCCTACTCAAGTGCTCGGAATGGTTCTCTCGCACCTGAAAGGGATAGCTAAGAAGAATTATAAAGAGTTAGTTGCGTTTTGCTGCATTGGGATCCCAATGTATTTCAATGAACTCCAGAGGAGAGCCGTTCTCGATGCTGTTTCTGTTGCAGGGGGTGGGTTGATTACTATGCAGCTGATCCATGAGACAACGGCCACTGCTTTGGCTTATGGTATCTACAAGACAGACCTGTCTGAGAATGACCAGCTCAATGTTGCATTTGTTGATGTTGGCCATGCAAGCATGCAGGTCTGTATTGCAGGCTTCAAGAAAGGGCAATTAACAATCTTATCACAGGCGTATGATCGATCTCTTGGTGGGAGGGATTTTGATGACGCTCTTTTCAAGCACTTTGCGCATGAGTTCAGGTATAGATACAAGATTGACGTGTATCAGAGTGTTCGTGCATCTCTCAGGTTGCGTGTTGCATgtgagaaattaaaaaagacACTGAGTGCATATACTGAGGGAATACTAAACATTGAGTGGTTGATGGATGGGAAGGATGTTAAGGTTTTCATTAAGAGAGAAGAGTTCGAGCAGATCAGTATGCCAATACTGGAGCGTGTGAAAGCCCCACTAGAGAAGGCACTTCTGGATGCTGGGTTAACTGTACAAAACATTCACTCAGTTGAGGTTGTTGGATCAGGTTCCCGGGTGCCAGCAATTATCAGGATATTGGCAGAGTTCTTTAGCAAAGAGCCTAGACACACTATGAATGCAAGTGAGTGCGTTGCCCGTGGCTGTGCCCTTCAGTGCGGTATTCTCACCCTTAAATTCAAAGTGCGCGAGTTTCTG GTTTATGAGGATTTACCTTTCTCAATTGCCATGTCTTGGAAAGGAGCTGCCCCTGATGCACAAAATGGTGCTCCAGATCAGCAGCAAACTATTATTGTATTTCCTAAAGGCAATAAAATTTCCGATGCCAAAGATTTGACATTTTTCAGATCTAGCACATTCTCAGTTGATTTTCTGTACACTGATGTGGCCGATCAGCAAATACCAGCAAAGATCAGCACATATACA ATTGGTCCTTTTCAACCCACTAAAGGTGAACCAGCTAAATTGAGAGTAACTGTCGTTTTGACTGATGGAGTTGTTTCTGTTGATTCAGCAACT ATGCTAGAAGAGGAAGAAGTTGAAATACCAGTATCAGCGACAAAAAAGCCGCTGAAAGAATATACTAAGATGGATGTAGATGAATCCTCTATCGGCGAAACAGATGTGAGTATGCAGGATTTTAAACCGCAAGCTGATAGTTCTGGTGTTGGGTCTGAAAATGGAGCAACTGATTCAGCTGACAAGCCTGTCCAGATGGATACTGATGCCAAG
- the LOC120279950 gene encoding uncharacterized protein LOC120279950 yields MAKRKSRQGRNNILERTAGNGYWHMNGQNILIKYNGEVFGHKTALKYYHYDKNKKKVQTKWLMNEYRLKALSDDFQKPAELVLCRIQRTRTGSDVEEEFAYHQATLPNQVQDPVNSDDWERLRSKRLKRDKINNGTQYGSTNYQQQEDYQQQWLDTGKENSTVAPPCFDMQHASETGNEKDNALGDDWMAMIEVPSPSVLLPFSDDVFKLDEHMMNASLNTAAAAAATTTT; encoded by the exons atggcGAAACGTAAAAGTCGACAAGgaagaaataatatattagaaaGAACCGCAGGCAATGGTTATTGGCATATGAATGGTCAAAATattcttataaaatataatggTGAAGTTTTTGGTCATAAGACTGCTTTGAAGTATTATCactatgataaaaataaaaagaaagtgcAAACCAAATGGCTCATGAATGAATACAGACTGAAGGCGTTGTCAGATGACTTTCAGAAG CCTGCAGAGTTGGTGTTGTGCCGTATTCAGAGGACAAGGACAGGGAGTGACGTAGAAGAGGAATTTGCTTATCATCAAGCAACATTGCCAAATCAAGTTCAAGATCCAGTTAATTCTGATGATTGGGAGAGACTAAGATCgaagaggttgaagagggacaAGATTAATAATGGCACTCAATATGGCAGCACAAATtatcaacaacaagaagattATCAACAACAATGGCTTGACACTGGAAAGGAGAACTCCACTGTTGCACCACCGTGCTTTGATATGCAACATGCTTCTGAAACAGGGAATGAGAAAGACAATGCCTTAGGTGATGATTGGATGGCAATGATAGAAGTACCATCACCCAGTGTTTTGCTCCCTTTCTCTGATGATGTGTTTAAGCTTGATGAGCACATGATGAATGCTTCCCTGAATACAGCAGCAGCGGCAGCAGCAACCACAACGACATGA
- the LOC120280189 gene encoding heat shock 70 kDa protein 15-like, which translates to MSVVGFDVGDENCVVGVARQRGIDIVLNDESKRETPAVVSFGEKQRFISTAGAASLMRNPKNSVSQIKRLIGRKFSDPDLQRDLQSMPFTVTEGPDGFPLIHVRYLGEQSTFKPTQVLAMVLSNLKSIAEKNLNTAVVDCCIGIPVYFTDLQRRAVMDAAAIAGLRPLQLFHETTATALAYGIYKTDLPENDQRNVAFVDIGHASMQVCIAGFKKGQLKILSHGFDPSLGGRDFDEVLFKHFAAEFKVRYGIDVYQNARACLRLRTACEKLKKVLSANPEAHLSIECLMDEKDVKGFIKREEFERISTPILDRVKAPLEKALAEAGLTLEKIHSVEVVGSGSRVPAILRILTEFFKKEPRRTMNASECVARGCALQCAILSPTFKVREFQVHDGFPYSIALSWKGFAPDSENVVTDNRQTTIVFPKGNPIPSVRVLTFYRSSTFTVDAMYTNLEDSQVPANISTYTFGPFQSTKGERAKIKMKVRLNIHGIFSVESATMLEVEDVEIPAPSIKESHKESIKMDTDATNKNTSVAESDIDMQDAKTDFADLDVETESGAPGPEDKPVQMDADGKVYKKKFKRTMVPVAEFVYGGMSAADLQEAVEKEFEMALQDRIMEETKDKKNAVEAYVYEMRNKLHDKYQEFVTRPEKEALAAKLQEVEDWLYDDGEDETKGVYIAKLEELKKHGEFIEERYKENTERGPAVDQLVRCINSYRDALCKDPKFDCIDVAEKKKVINECAAAEAWLREKKQQQDALPNYAEPVLHSADLRRKAEALDRFCTAIVTKPKPASTKNSPSRETPASQPQQNKEPQPRDDAEVTDHATDAHGQTATAAPSEQMDTNKSDPPNPMAQNK; encoded by the exons ATGAGTGTAGTTGGATTTGATGTTGGGGATGAGAATTGCGTTGTGGGAGTGGCGCGGCAACGGGGCATCGACATCGTCCTCAATGACGAATCGAAGCGTGAGACCCCGGCCGTGGTGTCGTTCGGTGAGAAGCAGCGTTTTATCAGCACGGCGGGAGCCGCATCGTTGATGAGGAACCCTAAGAATTCAGTGTCTCAGATCAAGCGGCTCATTGGGCGGAAGTTCTCCGATCCTGATCTTCAGCGCGACCTGCAGTCAATGCCTTTTACTGTCACTGAAGGGCCTGATGGCTTCCCGTTGATACACGTGAGGTATCTTGGTGAGCAGAGCACCTTCAAGCCCACTCAAGTGCTCGCAATGGTACTTTCGAATCTCAAAAGCATAGCTGAGAAGAATCTCAATACAGCGGTAGTGGATTGCTGCATTGGGATTCCAGTGTACTTCACTGATCTTCAGAGACGCGCCGTTATGGATGCTGCTGCGATTGCTGGGTTGCGTCCACTTCAGTTGTTCCATGAGACAACAGCGACCGCGCTGGCTTATGGAATCTATAAGACGGATTTGCCTGAGAATGACCAGCGCAATGTTGCATTCGTTGATATTGGTCATGCAAGCATGCAGGTCTGCATTGCTGGTTTCAAGAAGGGGCAGCTGAAGATTTTGTCTCATGGGTTTGATCCCTCACTTGGTGGGAGGGACTTTGATGAGGTCCTTTTCAAGCATTTTGCTGCAGAATTCAAGGTTCGGTATGGGATTGATGTGTACCAGAATGCCCGAGCTTGTCTCCGGCTTCGCACTGCATGTGAGAAGCTGAAAAAGGTGTTGAGTGCAAACCCTGAGGCACATTTGAGCATTGAGTGCTTGATGGATGAGAAGGATGTGAAGGGTTTCATCAAGAGGGAGGAGTTTGAAAGAATTAGCACCCCAATTTTGGACCGTGTTAAAGCTCCCCTTGAGAAGGCACTTGCTGAAGCTGGCTTGACTCTGGAGAAGATTCACTCTGTGGAGGTTGTCGGCTCAGGGTCTCGTGTGCCAGCAATTTTGAGAATATTGACGGAGTTCTTTAAGAAGGAACCTAGACGGACTATGAATGCCAGCGAGTGTGTGGCACGTGGTTGTGCTCTTCAGTGTGCCATTCTCAGTCCCACCTTCAAAGTGCGGGAGTTTCAG GTTCATGATGGCTTTCCCTATTCAATTGCTTTGTCTTGGAAAGGATTTGCTCCTGATTCAGAGAATGTAGTTACAGATAACCGACAAACTACTATCGTGTTTCCCAAGGGAAACCCAATTCCAAGTGTCAGAGTTCTGACCTTTTATAGATCGAGTACATTTACTGTCGATGCAATGTATACTAATTTGGAAGATTCGCAAGTCCCGGCAAATATCAGCACATACACT TTTGGTCCTTTCCAATCCACAAAGGGTGAGCGAgctaaaattaaaatgaaggTCCGATTGAATATCCATGGGATCTTTTCTGTTGAGTCAGCTACT ATGTTGGAGGTAGAAGATGTTGAAATTCCAGCACCAAGCATAAAAGAATCACATAAAGAAAGTATAAAGATGGATACAGATGCAACAAACAAGAACACCTCTGTAGCTGAAAGTGATATAGACATGCAGGATGCTAAAACTGACTTTGCTGATTTGGATGTTGAAACAGAAAGTGGAGCACCAGGTCCTGAGGACAAACCTGTGCAGATGGATGCAGATGGAAAG GTTTACAAGAAGAAGTTTAAAAGAACTATGGTTCCAGTTGCGGAATTTGTTTATGGAGGAATGTCAGCAGCAGACCTGCAGGAGGCTGTGGAAAAAGAGTTTGAAATGGCTTTGCAAGATAGAATAATGGAAGAAACGAAAGACAAGAAGAATGCTGTGGAGGCTTATGTTTATGAGATGAGAAACAAG CTCCATGATAAGTATCAGGAGTTTGTAACAAGACCTGAGAAGGAAGCGTTGGCTGCTAAGCTACAAGAGGTTGAGGATTGGCTGTATGATGATGGTGAGGATGAAACAAAGGGTGTTTACATTGCTAAGCTGGAAGAACTGAAAAAG CACGGTGAATTCATCGAAGAGCGCTATAAGGAGAATACAGAGAGAGGCCCTGCTGTTGATCAACTTGTACGTTGCATCAATAGTTACAGAGATGCCTTATGTAAAGATCCAAAATTTGATTGTATAGATGTTGCTGAGAAGAAAAAG GTCATTAATGAGTGTGCTGCAGCTGAAGCATGGTTAAGAGAGAAAAAACAACAGCAAGATGCGTTGCCTAATTATGCCGAGCCTGTTCTTCATTCTGCCGATTTGAGAAGAAAGGCAGAAGCCCTGGACAG GTTTTGCACGGCAATCGTGACGAAACCAAAGCCGGCTTCGACCAAGAACTCGCCATCAAGGGAAACACCAGCATCACAACCACAGCAGAACAAGGAGCCACAACCTAGAGATGATGCAGAGGTGACTGACCATGCTACTGATGCGCATGGCCAGACCGCAACTGCAGCTCCATCAGAGCAAATGGACACAAATAAATCAGATCCTCCAAACCCCATGGCACAAAAcaaataa
- the LOC120281250 gene encoding keratin, type II cytoskeletal 2 epidermal-like: MEVAAGTGTRSRGVKRPERGSEAAGSGGGKRSGAGARSSRGSGEGMQSGTREGGGNRAGDRGTGESGVGLNGEPGEGDENSGGELGMESPAVEGSREQRPGERSESAGSEGGGGA, encoded by the coding sequence ATGGAAGTGGCAGCTGGAACGGGTACCAGGAGCAGGGGAGTGAAGCGACCAGAGCGGGGGAGTGAAGCGGCCGGGAGCGGGGGAGGAAAGCGGTCAGGAGCAGGGGCGAGAAGCAGTCGGGGGAGCGGGGAAGGGATGCAGTCAGGAACGAGAGAGGGAGGCGGCAACCGGGCTGGGGACCGGGGAACGGGGGAGAGCGGCGTCGGCCTGAACGGGGAGCCGGGAGAGGGTGATGAAAACAGCGGCGGGGAGCTGGGGATGGAATCGCCAGCGGTGGAGGGAAGCCGGGAACAGCGGCCCGGAGAAAGAAGTGAATCGGCCGGGAGCGAGGGAGGAGGCGGGGCTTGA